In the Hordeum vulgare subsp. vulgare chromosome 7H, MorexV3_pseudomolecules_assembly, whole genome shotgun sequence genome, one interval contains:
- the LOC123407648 gene encoding probable calcium-binding protein CML8, with product MASYFRGQRLEPSSDAPRPGYRRDRGGRKRLTAQKRKEIKEAFDLFDTDGSGTIDPRELNVAMRALGFEMTPEQIQQMIAEVDKDGSGTIDLDEFIHMMTDKMGERDARDELHKAFRIIDQDANGKISDMDIQRLAIEAGEHFTLDEVREMIEAADENGDGEVDMEEFMKMMKRTGFGAGF from the exons ATG GCGAGCTATTTCAGAGGGCAGCGGCTGGAGCCTTCTTCGGATGCCCCCCGGCCCGGTTACCGGAGGGACAGGGGCGGGCGCAAGCGGCTGACGGCGCAGAAGAGGAAGGAGATCAAGGAGGCCTTCGACCTCTTCGACACCGATGGCTCCGGCACCATTGATCCAAGGGAGCTCAACGTTGCAATGAG AGCTCTGGGGTTTGAGATGACGCCGGAGCAGATCCAGCAGATGATCGCGGAGGTGGACAAGGACGGCAGCGGGACGATCGACCTGGACGAGTTCATACACATGATGACGGACAAGATGGGCGAGAGGGACGCCAGGgacgagctccacaaggccttccGGATCATCGACCAGGACGCCAAC GGGAAGATATCGGACATGGACATCCAGCGGCTGGCCATCGAGGCCGGCGAGCACTTCACGCTCGACGAGGTCAGGGAGATGATCGAGGCCGCCGACGAAAACG GTGACGGCGAGGTCGACATGGAGGAGTTTATGAAGATGATGAAGCGGACGGGCTTCGGTGCCGGATTCTAG